A single Mangrovimonas sp. YM274 DNA region contains:
- a CDS encoding glycoside hydrolase family 15 protein, with protein MNNLDYGIIGNCRSAALISKTGAIEWCCLPEFDSSSVFAKLLDENIGGSFEILVDETYTITQDYIENTTILVTRFSQGNDVFEVHDFMPRYYKANGGYQAPPEIIRYIHHISGKPTFRVKYNPKLEYAKGVTEIYIKEHFIVSLTYGERFDTLFLYTNFDKEKVVNGDTIELTEDGYFLVGYNEKVFETTVESVYLEHQRTKVYWLNWMDRTPKYKRYQKQISRSALTLKLLTYDKTGAVLAAATTSLPETIGEVRNWDYRFCWIRDASMVIKVVSQLGHKNIAKRYLKFIMDLIPDKDEKLQIMYGINKEKRLSETTLDHLSGYKNSSPVRVGNAAYKQKQNDIYGILMDVIHQQFINFSMDIEHTEEIWTITKGIVWVVNKHWKEADKGIWEFRTEDRHFTFSKVLCWVAVDKAIKVAEILNKQGKVTKWKQIAAEIKEDIMSKAWSDEAKAFTQSYGSHDLDASVLLMEPYGFIEARDPKYISTVNAIERDLSNDGLLYRYKNRDDFGLPSSSFTICTFWFINSLYKIGEVQKAKQWFDRLLSYSNHLGLFSEDIDFKTKRLLGNFPQAYSHLALIETAINLSNVTDDERVLDKMR; from the coding sequence ATGAACAACTTAGATTACGGGATTATAGGGAATTGCAGAAGTGCTGCATTGATTTCAAAAACAGGTGCTATAGAGTGGTGTTGCCTACCAGAATTCGATTCGTCATCGGTATTTGCTAAACTACTGGATGAGAATATTGGGGGGAGCTTTGAGATTTTGGTGGACGAAACTTACACCATTACCCAAGACTATATAGAGAATACTACAATTTTAGTGACTAGATTTAGTCAGGGCAACGATGTTTTTGAAGTCCACGATTTTATGCCGCGTTATTATAAGGCGAATGGAGGGTATCAAGCGCCTCCCGAGATTATTCGCTATATCCATCATATATCAGGAAAACCTACCTTTAGGGTAAAGTACAATCCTAAACTAGAATACGCCAAAGGTGTCACGGAAATCTATATTAAGGAACACTTCATTGTGAGTTTGACCTACGGGGAGAGATTTGATACTTTATTTCTGTATACCAATTTTGATAAAGAAAAGGTTGTTAATGGCGACACTATAGAACTTACAGAGGATGGCTATTTTTTGGTGGGATATAATGAGAAGGTATTCGAAACTACGGTAGAAAGCGTATATCTGGAACACCAGAGAACCAAGGTATATTGGTTGAATTGGATGGATAGGACTCCTAAATATAAACGTTACCAAAAACAGATTTCCAGAAGTGCCTTGACCCTCAAGTTACTAACATACGACAAGACCGGAGCTGTTTTGGCTGCGGCTACAACCTCCTTGCCTGAAACCATTGGGGAAGTACGTAATTGGGACTATAGGTTTTGTTGGATAAGGGATGCCTCTATGGTGATTAAAGTGGTATCTCAGTTAGGACATAAAAACATTGCTAAACGCTATCTTAAGTTCATCATGGATTTGATTCCGGATAAGGATGAGAAACTGCAGATTATGTATGGAATCAATAAAGAAAAGCGTCTGAGCGAAACAACTTTGGACCATTTAAGTGGTTATAAAAATTCCAGTCCTGTACGTGTGGGCAATGCAGCTTATAAGCAAAAGCAAAATGATATTTATGGAATTTTAATGGATGTCATTCACCAACAGTTTATCAACTTTTCTATGGATATTGAACATACCGAAGAGATTTGGACCATAACAAAAGGAATTGTTTGGGTAGTCAATAAGCACTGGAAAGAAGCCGATAAAGGTATTTGGGAATTTAGAACGGAGGATAGACATTTCACCTTTTCAAAGGTGTTATGTTGGGTTGCCGTTGATAAAGCTATAAAAGTGGCCGAAATATTGAATAAACAAGGGAAAGTAACCAAATGGAAACAAATTGCAGCAGAGATTAAAGAGGACATAATGAGCAAGGCCTGGAGCGATGAAGCTAAAGCGTTTACACAATCCTATGGCTCTCACGATTTGGATGCTTCGGTGTTGTTGATGGAGCCCTATGGTTTTATTGAAGCAAGGGATCCTAAATACATTAGTACCGTAAATGCTATAGAACGCGATTTAAGTAATGACGGTCTCCTTTATCGTTATAAAAATAGAGACGATTTTGGTTTGCCGTCTTCATCTTTTACCATCTGTACGTTTTGGTTCATTAATAGTCTATATAAAATAGGAGAGGTGCAAAAAGCAAAACAATGGTTTGATAGATTGTTGTCCTATAGCAATCATTTAGGTTTGTTTAGTGAGGATATCGATTTTAAAACCAAACGTTTGTTGGGCAATTTTCCTCAGGCCTATTCCCATTTGGCTTTGATAGAAACTGCTATCAACTTGTCTAATGTTACAGATGATGAACGTGTATTGGATAAGATGCGTTAA
- a CDS encoding DUF6265 family protein has product MISKLSLFLVMLIIPFLGISQTMALEPKLDNISWIAGNWKGEAFGGQTEENWSEPSGGSMMATFKLINDGKVSFYEIEIIREVNNTLILQLKHFKNDLTGWEDKDETVDFPLKEITPTKVVFEGMTFEKISDTEMNVYVDIHNKSGEVDTVKFNYKKSN; this is encoded by the coding sequence ATGATTTCAAAATTATCCTTATTTCTGGTAATGTTAATTATTCCCTTTCTAGGCATCTCACAAACAATGGCTTTAGAACCCAAACTGGATAATATTTCTTGGATAGCAGGTAATTGGAAAGGCGAAGCCTTTGGAGGACAAACTGAAGAAAACTGGAGCGAACCTTCGGGAGGCTCCATGATGGCCACTTTCAAACTTATCAACGATGGTAAAGTCTCTTTTTATGAAATTGAAATCATACGCGAAGTCAATAATACCCTGATTCTTCAACTAAAACATTTTAAAAATGACTTAACTGGCTGGGAAGACAAAGACGAAACGGTAGATTTTCCCTTAAAAGAAATCACCCCTACAAAAGTTGTTTTTGAAGGGATGACCTTTGAAAAAATTAGCGACACCGAAATGAATGTCTACGTGGATATCCACAACAAATCGGGTGAAGTGGACACTGTGAAATTCAATTATAAAAAATCAAATTAA
- a CDS encoding BlaI/MecI/CopY family transcriptional regulator, whose translation MKQLNKSELQIMKYLWSLKKGFMKDIVEQFPEPRPAYTTISTLLKRMCDKDYIGFNRLGRDKEYYPILQKNDYFSGQMKGMIKHFFNNSSSQFASFFTKNTDLSIQELEELQEMLQEKINQKKQ comes from the coding sequence ATAAAACAACTGAACAAATCGGAATTGCAAATCATGAAATATCTATGGAGCCTCAAAAAGGGCTTCATGAAAGATATCGTAGAGCAATTTCCAGAACCTCGCCCTGCCTACACCACCATTTCAACCTTGTTGAAACGTATGTGCGATAAGGATTATATAGGTTTCAATAGGTTGGGACGTGATAAGGAGTATTATCCCATACTTCAAAAGAACGACTATTTTTCCGGGCAAATGAAAGGCATGATCAAGCACTTTTTTAATAATTCTTCTTCGCAGTTTGCTTCGTTCTTTACAAAAAATACTGATTTGAGTATTCAGGAATTAGAAGAGTTGCAAGAGATGCTTCAAGAGAAAATCAATCAAAAAAAACAATAG